One stretch of Armatimonadota bacterium DNA includes these proteins:
- a CDS encoding AAA family ATPase: MIPHQPNSRLIAGRDEVQFGDEQLITDNLDQLLAVLPDEIRAPIVGHPDTGSLLEIVMDLGRHAEARFADEMFELSTEPVTDEQIAYVVDRVGSFGKDNRAGIARTLHRISAIRNRQGRIVGLTCRIGRAVYGTIRIIQDVVQSGHSILILGRPGRGKTTKLRETARVLSDDFRKRVVIVDTSNEIAGDGDIPHPGIGRARRMQVATPEEQHSVMIEAVENHMPEVIVIDEIGTEAEAFAARTIAERGVQLIGTAHGNSLENLMMNPTLSDLVGGIHAVTLSDDEARRRGTQKTVLERKAPPTFDIVIEIMAMDKLAIHHNVEGTVDRLLRGGMPQPEIRVRSETGDIKVIQTADVILPRDPPGEPVNPFLLSDAPGRPVVRLERRPPEPLRYEAPPGTAMRIFPYGVSRNRLERAIAELRVRGQIVRELSEANAVLALKESVRKQPERMREAANRRVPIYIIKSNTFAQVASGVRDVFKMGPPSETAGEEVDDALQDTSDAIDFVIANGTPVELAPANSYIRRLQHQLADRHQLHSESIGVEPRRYVRIMPRDPDLPKAAGIERATTI, from the coding sequence ATGATTCCACATCAGCCAAACAGCAGGCTAATAGCCGGGCGGGACGAGGTGCAGTTCGGCGACGAGCAGTTGATTACCGATAACCTGGATCAGCTTCTCGCCGTGCTTCCGGACGAGATTCGCGCACCCATTGTTGGTCACCCGGATACGGGCAGCCTGCTCGAGATCGTGATGGATCTCGGGCGTCACGCCGAGGCGCGGTTTGCCGATGAGATGTTTGAGCTGAGCACGGAGCCGGTCACCGACGAACAGATCGCCTATGTGGTTGACCGGGTCGGCTCATTCGGCAAAGACAATCGCGCCGGCATCGCCCGAACGCTGCATCGCATCTCGGCAATCCGTAACCGGCAGGGCCGCATTGTGGGCCTTACCTGTCGAATCGGGCGCGCGGTGTACGGCACCATCCGGATCATTCAGGATGTGGTGCAGAGCGGGCACAGCATCCTGATCCTGGGACGCCCGGGGCGTGGTAAAACCACGAAACTCCGTGAAACGGCCCGTGTCCTTTCCGATGACTTCCGGAAGCGTGTTGTAATTGTCGATACAAGCAACGAAATTGCAGGCGATGGCGATATACCGCATCCCGGCATTGGTCGCGCCCGCCGGATGCAGGTGGCGACTCCCGAAGAGCAGCACAGCGTGATGATTGAGGCGGTGGAAAACCACATGCCCGAAGTGATTGTTATAGACGAAATAGGTACGGAAGCCGAGGCGTTTGCGGCCCGGACGATTGCGGAGCGCGGTGTACAACTGATTGGGACGGCGCATGGCAACAGCCTCGAAAACCTGATGATGAACCCCACGCTCTCCGATCTGGTTGGCGGAATCCATGCCGTCACACTATCGGACGACGAGGCACGTCGCCGGGGCACGCAGAAGACCGTACTGGAGCGGAAGGCGCCGCCGACATTTGACATCGTTATAGAGATTATGGCGATGGACAAACTGGCCATCCACCACAACGTTGAGGGCACGGTCGATCGGCTTTTGCGTGGCGGAATGCCACAGCCCGAGATTCGTGTCCGCTCCGAGACCGGCGATATCAAGGTGATTCAAACCGCCGATGTCATCCTGCCCCGCGATCCGCCCGGTGAGCCGGTGAATCCATTCCTCTTGTCGGACGCGCCCGGCCGGCCGGTGGTCAGGCTCGAGCGCCGTCCGCCGGAGCCTCTGCGATATGAAGCTCCTCCAGGCACGGCAATGCGCATCTTTCCCTACGGCGTAAGCCGCAACAGGTTGGAGCGTGCCATCGCCGAGCTCCGAGTGCGCGGCCAGATTGTGCGTGAACTATCGGAGGCGAATGCCGTGCTGGCGTTGAAGGAGAGCGTGAGAAAACAACCGGAGCGCATGCGCGAAGCGGCCAACCGCCGGGTGCCGATCTACATCATCAAGAGCAACACCTTTGCACAGGTGGCCTCCGGAGTGCGCGATGTCTTCAAGATGGGGCCGCCATCTGAGACTGCCGGCGAAGAGGTGGATGACGCGCTTCAAGATACAAGCGACGCCATCGACTTCGTGATTGCCAATGGAACGCCTGTCGAGTTGGCCCCTGCGAACAGCTATATCCGGCGCCTGCAGCACCAGCTTGCCGACCGTCACCAGCTCCATTCTGAGAGTATCGGTGTAGAGCCCAGGCGGTACGTCCGGATCATGCCGCGTGATCCCGACTTGCCGAAAGCCGCTGGTATAGAGCGCGCTACAACGATCTAG
- a CDS encoding S1/P1 nuclease: MRRLIGTAASTLVLATIPMACGAWGDAGHMMIAAIAWSRMNAVARAEAAHLLAAPGYAGNANLNFLDASYWADQVRRQPGFHWSAPLHFVDYPFSGDGSPTPRDLPAPHNIVTALPPLVAILSSHTTSDAEKAEALRFVIHFVGDIHQPLHCATRVTAAHPEGDRGGNDFWVAIPGYRGRVRHIRLHAWWDEGLGDFPPNGSHGAAPAASTIQSAAAAIVRQFPPAAGGWAAGGPYNYSAWAHESFDIARTEVYAGLVEEAPVPAGYAPASIAIARRRIAWAGYRLAALLNAIWPSHGTARSKTQSPAHRKAGRRA, encoded by the coding sequence ATGCGACGATTGATTGGAACAGCGGCATCCACGCTGGTACTCGCGACCATACCCATGGCTTGTGGGGCGTGGGGCGATGCCGGTCACATGATGATCGCGGCAATCGCGTGGTCTCGTATGAACGCTGTCGCTCGCGCTGAAGCCGCGCACCTGCTTGCGGCGCCGGGCTATGCCGGCAACGCTAACCTCAACTTCCTGGATGCATCGTACTGGGCCGACCAGGTCCGCCGCCAGCCGGGTTTCCATTGGTCGGCGCCACTACATTTCGTGGACTATCCGTTCAGCGGCGACGGCTCTCCAACGCCCAGGGACCTTCCGGCGCCGCACAATATCGTAACGGCGCTGCCGCCACTGGTCGCCATCCTATCCAGCCACACGACGAGCGACGCGGAGAAGGCCGAGGCGCTGCGTTTCGTGATCCACTTTGTGGGCGATATCCACCAGCCTCTGCACTGTGCCACGCGCGTAACCGCTGCGCATCCGGAAGGCGACCGTGGTGGTAACGACTTCTGGGTTGCGATTCCGGGTTACCGCGGCCGCGTTCGGCACATCCGGCTGCATGCCTGGTGGGATGAGGGGCTTGGTGATTTCCCGCCCAATGGTTCTCATGGCGCAGCGCCGGCGGCCTCTACGATACAGTCCGCAGCCGCTGCAATCGTCCGTCAGTTTCCCCCGGCTGCCGGTGGCTGGGCCGCGGGTGGCCCGTACAACTACTCCGCGTGGGCACACGAGAGCTTCGATATTGCGCGGACCGAGGTGTATGCGGGCCTGGTCGAAGAGGCGCCTGTTCCGGCTGGATATGCGCCGGCCAGTATTGCGATAGCGCGGCGTCGAATTGCCTGGGCCGGTTACCGGCTTGCGGCCCTGCTCAATGCAATATGGCCATCCCATGGGACTGCACGATCGAAAACGCAAAGCCCGGCGCACCGGAAAGCCGGTCGCCGAGCTTGA
- a CDS encoding sigma-70 family RNA polymerase sigma factor, with the protein MQPQVLRIAPSSGTQAYGSNSPAYPVSRLAPTLPLLTAAEEMALAARIEQGDDRARERLIASNYRLVASIALRYQNRGLPMEDLMQEGLIGLMRAAEKYNRARGYRFSTYATHWVRQAISRAVVNAGRSVRLPSYVIDQLARIGKVREALERSLGREAATNELASACGMPADSLQSLLQAVREPVSLDAPPPARDSQRLADQIADNDGPSPLQVAMKTEELVALKNALSRLSEREQQVLRLRYGLGGEEPHTLETIGKKLEMTRESARQIELKALAALRHHPDHRALREAVLGR; encoded by the coding sequence TTGCAACCGCAAGTTCTACGGATTGCGCCGTCCTCCGGCACACAGGCATATGGGTCCAATTCGCCCGCGTATCCGGTTAGTCGTCTGGCGCCTACATTACCGCTCTTGACAGCAGCGGAGGAGATGGCGCTGGCTGCCCGCATTGAGCAGGGTGATGACCGTGCTCGCGAACGGCTCATCGCCTCCAACTACCGGCTTGTGGCTTCCATCGCGCTGCGGTATCAGAATCGCGGGTTGCCGATGGAAGACCTGATGCAGGAGGGCTTGATCGGTCTGATGCGGGCCGCGGAAAAGTACAACCGCGCGCGGGGCTACCGTTTCAGCACCTACGCCACGCACTGGGTTCGGCAGGCAATATCCCGCGCGGTCGTCAACGCGGGGAGATCGGTTCGGCTGCCGTCGTACGTTATCGATCAGCTCGCTCGAATCGGCAAGGTACGTGAAGCGCTGGAGCGGAGCCTGGGTCGCGAGGCCGCTACCAACGAACTAGCCTCGGCCTGTGGCATGCCGGCGGATTCGCTGCAATCCCTTCTTCAGGCCGTCCGCGAACCCGTTTCGCTGGACGCACCGCCGCCGGCACGAGACTCACAGCGTCTTGCCGACCAGATCGCCGACAACGACGGTCCCAGCCCGCTGCAGGTGGCCATGAAAACCGAGGAGCTCGTAGCGCTGAAGAACGCCCTCTCCCGTCTCTCGGAACGCGAGCAGCAGGTGCTTCGGCTTCGGTACGGGCTGGGCGGCGAAGAGCCGCACACGTTGGAGACGATCGGCAAAAAGCTGGAGATGACCCGCGAGAGCGCCCGGCAGATCGAACTGAAGGCGCTTGCCGCACTGCGCCACCACCCCGATCATCGTGCCTTGCGCGAGGCGGTTCTGGGCCGCTAG